In Bradyrhizobium guangxiense, the following are encoded in one genomic region:
- a CDS encoding efflux RND transporter permease subunit, whose product MIARIIAWSARNLLLVLFGTAFAAAAGLYALIHLPLDAIPDLSDTQVIVYTEYPGQAPQVIEDQVTYPLTTAMLTVPKSKVVRGFSFFGVSFVYVIFEDGTDIYWARSRVLEFLNGAASRLPAGVSPTIGPDATGVGWVYQYAVMSKELNLADVRTIQDWNLKFALAKAEGVAEVAGIGGFVKQYNVVLDPQRMRDRGISMQKIREAIRASNADVGGRTVELAEFEYVIRGKGYLKSINDLGNIVLKTSNGTPVLLRDVANVELGPDERRGIAELNGEGEVASGIVLQRFGVNALDVIENVKKRFKEIASSLPTSLEIVPVYDRSSLIYAAIDTLKHTLFEESIVVALVCIVFLLHVRSALVAILMLPVGVLMAFGAMKLLGLGSNIMSLGGIAIAIGAMVDAAIVMIENAHKHLERAEPGQSRVQVLIDAAAEVGPALFFSLLIITVSFMPIFTLESQEGRLFSPLAFTKTFAMAAAALLSVTLVPALMVIFVRGRIVPESRNVINRFLIWIYRPVIKRVLRAKTLVILASVAILAVTTWPALQLGTEFMPTLNEGTLLYMPTTLPGISVTKAAELMQTQDRIIKSFPEVESVYGKAGRAATATDPAPTEMFETVVNLKPKELWRPGVTVDSLIAEMDKALQFPGVSNAWTMPIKARIDMLSTGIRTPVGVKVMGTDLVEIDRLAKQGERVIKTVPGTSSAYAERGIGGYYLEIVPDREALARYGILIQDVQDTIAAALGGQTVTTTVEGRQRFTVNMRYPRDLRDNPKAIASDILVPMPAGGAVPLGEVAKVEPARGPTSIRTENGQLATYIYVDIRDRDIGSYVADAQRAVTESIQFPAGTYVVWSGQYEYLQRAAARLKIVVPVTLTIIFLLLYLNFKALTETLIVMLSLPFALVGGIWMMWWFGFNLSVAVAVGFIALAGVAAETGVVMLIYLDHALVEMKVRRGAAGGVFTRRDLHEAIMVGAVERVRPKMMTVVAIMAGLLPIMWSTGTGSEIMQRIAVPMIGGMISSTLLTLVVIPAIFGLVKGRGLPDGEQPALADDHAAEMAHGVRASQAAE is encoded by the coding sequence ATGATCGCCCGCATCATAGCCTGGTCGGCGCGCAACCTGCTGCTGGTGCTGTTCGGCACCGCGTTTGCAGCCGCCGCCGGCCTTTATGCGCTGATCCATCTGCCGCTGGATGCGATCCCGGACCTCTCGGACACGCAGGTCATCGTCTACACCGAATATCCCGGCCAGGCGCCGCAGGTGATCGAGGACCAGGTCACCTATCCCCTGACCACGGCGATGCTGACCGTGCCGAAATCGAAGGTCGTGCGCGGCTTCTCGTTCTTCGGCGTGTCGTTCGTCTACGTGATCTTCGAGGACGGCACCGACATCTACTGGGCGCGCTCGCGCGTCCTGGAGTTCTTGAACGGCGCTGCGTCGCGGCTTCCCGCCGGCGTCAGCCCGACCATTGGGCCCGACGCGACCGGCGTCGGCTGGGTCTATCAGTACGCGGTGATGTCGAAAGAGCTGAACCTCGCCGATGTCAGGACCATCCAGGACTGGAATCTGAAATTCGCGCTGGCCAAGGCCGAGGGCGTTGCCGAGGTCGCCGGCATCGGCGGCTTCGTCAAGCAGTACAATGTGGTGCTCGATCCGCAGCGGATGCGGGACCGCGGCATCAGCATGCAGAAGATCCGGGAAGCGATCCGCGCCAGCAACGCCGATGTCGGCGGGCGCACCGTCGAGCTCGCCGAGTTCGAATACGTCATCCGTGGCAAGGGCTACCTCAAGAGCATCAACGATCTCGGCAACATCGTCCTGAAGACGAGCAATGGCACGCCGGTGCTGCTCCGCGACGTCGCCAATGTCGAGCTCGGACCGGACGAGCGCCGGGGCATCGCCGAGCTGAATGGCGAGGGCGAGGTCGCAAGCGGCATCGTGCTGCAGCGCTTCGGCGTCAACGCGCTCGACGTCATCGAGAACGTCAAGAAGCGCTTCAAGGAGATCGCGAGCAGCCTGCCGACATCGCTCGAGATCGTCCCGGTCTACGACCGCTCCAGCCTGATCTACGCGGCCATCGACACGCTCAAGCATACGCTGTTCGAGGAGAGCATCGTCGTCGCGCTGGTCTGCATCGTGTTCCTGCTGCACGTCCGCAGCGCGCTGGTCGCGATCCTGATGCTGCCGGTCGGCGTGCTGATGGCGTTCGGCGCCATGAAGCTGCTCGGCCTCGGCTCGAACATCATGAGCCTCGGGGGCATCGCGATCGCGATCGGCGCCATGGTGGACGCCGCCATCGTCATGATCGAGAACGCCCACAAGCATCTCGAGCGCGCCGAGCCCGGCCAATCGCGCGTGCAGGTTTTGATCGATGCCGCCGCGGAGGTCGGGCCGGCACTGTTCTTCAGCCTGCTGATCATCACTGTGTCGTTCATGCCGATCTTCACGCTGGAGTCGCAGGAAGGGCGGCTGTTCAGCCCGCTCGCCTTCACCAAGACGTTCGCGATGGCCGCAGCCGCGCTGCTGTCCGTCACGCTGGTGCCGGCGCTGATGGTGATCTTCGTCCGCGGCCGGATCGTGCCGGAGAGCAGGAACGTCATCAATCGTTTCTTGATCTGGATCTACCGGCCGGTGATCAAGCGCGTGCTCCGCGCCAAAACGCTTGTGATCCTGGCATCGGTCGCCATTCTCGCCGTCACGACATGGCCGGCGCTCCAGCTCGGCACCGAGTTCATGCCGACGCTGAACGAGGGGACGCTGCTGTACATGCCGACGACGCTGCCCGGCATCTCGGTCACCAAGGCGGCCGAGCTGATGCAGACCCAGGATCGCATCATCAAGTCGTTCCCGGAGGTTGAGTCCGTCTACGGCAAGGCTGGGCGGGCGGCGACCGCGACCGATCCGGCGCCGACCGAGATGTTCGAGACGGTGGTCAACCTGAAGCCGAAGGAGCTTTGGCGCCCCGGCGTCACCGTCGACAGTCTGATCGCGGAGATGGACAAGGCGCTGCAGTTTCCCGGCGTCTCCAACGCCTGGACCATGCCGATCAAGGCGCGCATCGACATGCTCTCCACCGGCATCCGCACGCCTGTCGGCGTCAAGGTCATGGGCACCGATCTCGTCGAGATCGACCGGCTGGCGAAGCAGGGCGAACGCGTGATCAAGACCGTTCCGGGCACGTCCTCTGCCTACGCCGAGCGCGGCATCGGCGGCTACTATCTCGAGATCGTGCCGGACCGCGAGGCGCTCGCCCGCTACGGCATCCTGATCCAGGACGTTCAGGACACCATCGCGGCCGCGCTCGGCGGCCAGACGGTGACGACGACGGTGGAGGGACGACAGCGGTTCACGGTGAACATGCGCTATCCGCGTGACCTGCGCGACAATCCCAAGGCGATCGCCAGCGACATCCTGGTGCCGATGCCGGCGGGCGGCGCCGTGCCGCTCGGCGAGGTGGCGAAGGTCGAGCCGGCGCGTGGGCCGACGTCGATCCGGACCGAGAATGGACAGCTGGCGACCTACATTTATGTCGACATCCGCGATCGCGACATCGGCAGCTACGTCGCCGATGCGCAGCGCGCGGTGACGGAGAGCATTCAGTTTCCCGCCGGCACCTACGTGGTCTGGAGCGGCCAGTACGAATATCTGCAGCGCGCCGCCGCGCGCCTCAAGATCGTCGTGCCCGTGACGCTCACGATCATCTTCCTGCTGCTGTACCTCAACTTCAAGGCGCTGACGGAGACGCTGATCGTGATGCTGTCGCTGCCCTTCGCGCTGGTCGGCGGCATCTGGATGATGTGGTGGTTCGGTTTCAACCTGTCCGTCGCGGTCGCAGTCGGCTTCATTGCGCTGGCGGGCGTCGCCGCCGAGACCGGCGTCGTGATGCTGATCTACCTCGATCACGCGCTGGTCGAGATGAAGGTGAGGCGCGGCGCCGCGGGCGGGGTCTTCACCCGGCGCGATCTCCACGAGGCCATCATGGTGGGCGCGGTCGAGCGGGTCCGGCCCAAGATGATGACCGTGGTCGCCATCATGGCGGGCCTGCTGCCGATCATGTGGAGCACCGGGACGGGATCGGAGATCATGCAGCGCATCGCGGTGCCCATGATCGGCGGAATGATCTCGTCGACGCTGCTGACGCTGGTCGTTATCCCGGCGATCTTCGGCCTGGTGAAAGGGCGGGGACTGCCCGATGGCGAGCAGCCGGCGCTTGCCGACGATCACGCCGCCGAGATGGCGCACGGCGTGCGCGCTTCGCAGGCAGCCGAATAG
- a CDS encoding efflux RND transporter permease subunit: MIERIVEFSVRRRWLVLLATLVAAASGFWSLTRLPIDAVPDVTNVQVQINATAPALTPVEIEKQVTVALETALAGMPGLEATRSFSRNGFAQITAVFADRTNIYFARQLVAERLNEAKAGLPPGVDVRMGPISTGLGEIYWWAVEYEKPGASAPVRDGRPGWQTDGSYLTPEGERLTDDFQRTVYLRTVQDWIVRPQMRTVPGVAGADAIGGFVKQFQVQPDPARLVGYGLTFKQVVDAIEANNVSRGANYIEQNGEGFVVRAAGRVENLQDIEQIVVTTRGAVPVRIRDIADVSIGKELRTGSASVNGREVVLGTALMLIGGNSRTVAAAADAKIKEVSKTLPPGIYAHTVLNRTQLVDATITTVTKNLAEGALLVIAVLFLMLGNFRAALVTACVIPITMLITATGMLQGRISANLMSLGALDFGLIVDGAVIIAENSLRHLAERQRELGRTLSLDERLDTVKVSTSEMIRPSVYGQIIIILVYTPLLAFTGVEGKTFEPMALTVMIALGVAFIVSLTFVPAAVAISISGAVKERENIIVRTLKRWYAPLLSGAIARPLPVVLAAGLLFGGAALLFMRLGQEFTPTLDEKNIVMEVKRVPSTALAQSQAMQLLIERQISKLPEVAFVFSRTGTPDLAADPMPPNASDTYIIVKAQDEWPDPAMTKDDLIKTIEAEAAKLPGNKVGFSQPIEMRFNELIAGVREDLAIKVFGDDFAQMQRTADQIAGVIRRIDGAESVKVEETSGLPFLEIKIDKAEIARRGLSLAAVEDLVQTAIGGTDAGLVFEGDRRFKIVVRLADALRNDIPTLEELPVPLPRANPETPAASIPLRTIASFEQTTGYNQISRENGKRRVVATAEVRGRDIGSLVDEAQAKVGNEVKLPSGSYLAWGGQFENFAVARQRLMFVVPGVFVLIYLLLFGALGSPRDALLVFSAVPLALTGGIAALWLRGMPFSISAAVGFIALSGVAVLNGLVMLTQIRKLIADGVEPQRAIGDGALTRFRPVAMTALVASLGFVPMALATGTGAEVQKPLATVVIGGLLTATLLTLVVLPALYARFAAPVRGIPRRHPFPPIVHDHAAE, translated from the coding sequence CCAAGTTCAGATCAACGCGACCGCGCCTGCGCTCACCCCGGTCGAGATCGAGAAGCAGGTCACCGTCGCGCTCGAGACGGCACTGGCCGGCATGCCGGGCCTGGAGGCGACGCGGTCTTTCTCGCGCAACGGCTTTGCGCAGATCACCGCGGTATTCGCCGATCGCACCAACATCTACTTCGCGCGGCAGCTGGTTGCGGAACGCCTCAACGAAGCGAAGGCGGGTCTGCCTCCCGGCGTCGACGTGCGAATGGGGCCGATCTCGACCGGGCTCGGCGAAATCTACTGGTGGGCCGTCGAATACGAGAAGCCGGGAGCGTCGGCACCGGTCCGCGACGGTCGACCAGGTTGGCAGACCGACGGCAGCTATCTGACGCCGGAAGGCGAGCGGCTGACCGACGATTTCCAGCGCACGGTCTACTTGCGCACCGTGCAGGACTGGATCGTCCGGCCGCAGATGAGGACCGTTCCCGGCGTCGCCGGCGCCGACGCCATCGGCGGCTTCGTCAAGCAGTTCCAGGTGCAGCCGGACCCCGCAAGGCTGGTCGGCTACGGGCTGACTTTCAAGCAGGTCGTCGACGCCATCGAGGCCAACAATGTCAGCCGCGGCGCAAATTACATCGAGCAGAACGGCGAAGGTTTCGTGGTGCGGGCCGCCGGCCGCGTCGAGAACCTGCAAGACATCGAGCAGATCGTCGTGACGACGCGTGGCGCCGTTCCGGTTCGTATCAGGGACATCGCCGACGTCTCGATCGGAAAGGAGCTGCGGACCGGCAGCGCCAGCGTCAATGGCCGCGAAGTGGTGCTCGGGACCGCCTTGATGCTGATCGGTGGCAACAGCCGCACCGTGGCCGCGGCGGCCGATGCCAAGATCAAGGAGGTCAGCAAGACGCTGCCGCCGGGCATCTACGCCCACACCGTCCTGAACAGGACCCAGCTGGTCGACGCCACGATCACCACCGTGACCAAGAACCTGGCCGAGGGCGCATTGCTCGTCATCGCCGTGCTCTTCCTGATGCTCGGCAACTTCCGAGCCGCTCTTGTCACGGCCTGCGTCATTCCCATCACCATGCTCATCACTGCGACGGGAATGCTGCAGGGACGCATCAGCGCCAATCTGATGAGCCTCGGTGCACTCGACTTCGGCCTGATCGTCGACGGCGCCGTCATCATCGCCGAGAACAGCCTGCGGCATCTCGCCGAGCGGCAGAGAGAGCTCGGCCGGACATTGTCACTGGACGAACGCCTCGACACCGTGAAGGTCTCGACGTCGGAAATGATCCGGCCTTCGGTCTATGGCCAGATCATCATCATCCTGGTTTACACGCCGCTACTCGCCTTCACCGGCGTCGAAGGCAAGACCTTCGAGCCCATGGCCCTGACCGTGATGATTGCGCTCGGGGTCGCCTTCATCGTCTCGCTGACTTTCGTGCCCGCGGCGGTCGCGATTTCGATCAGCGGCGCGGTCAAGGAGCGCGAGAATATCATCGTAAGGACGCTCAAGCGCTGGTACGCTCCGCTGCTGTCCGGTGCGATCGCAAGACCCTTGCCCGTCGTTCTTGCTGCAGGGCTGCTGTTCGGTGGCGCCGCACTGCTGTTCATGCGCCTCGGACAGGAATTCACGCCGACCCTGGACGAGAAGAACATCGTCATGGAGGTGAAGCGCGTGCCCAGCACCGCGCTCGCGCAGTCACAGGCCATGCAGCTCCTGATCGAACGGCAGATCAGCAAGCTTCCCGAAGTCGCCTTCGTGTTCTCGCGCACCGGCACGCCCGATCTGGCGGCCGATCCGATGCCGCCCAACGCTTCCGATACGTACATCATCGTCAAGGCGCAGGACGAATGGCCCGACCCCGCCATGACCAAGGACGATCTCATCAAGACGATCGAGGCTGAGGCGGCGAAACTGCCGGGCAACAAGGTGGGGTTCTCCCAACCGATCGAGATGCGCTTCAACGAGCTGATTGCCGGCGTCCGTGAGGATCTGGCGATCAAGGTATTCGGCGACGACTTCGCGCAAATGCAGCGGACCGCGGACCAGATCGCGGGCGTGATCCGCAGGATCGACGGCGCCGAGAGCGTGAAGGTGGAGGAGACCTCCGGTCTGCCCTTCCTTGAGATCAAGATCGACAAGGCCGAGATCGCGCGGCGCGGGCTCAGCCTCGCGGCCGTCGAGGACCTCGTGCAGACTGCGATCGGCGGGACGGACGCCGGTCTCGTCTTCGAGGGGGACCGCCGCTTCAAGATCGTGGTGCGCCTGGCCGACGCGCTGCGGAACGACATCCCGACCCTGGAGGAGCTTCCCGTTCCCCTCCCCCGCGCGAACCCCGAGACTCCGGCCGCCTCGATCCCGCTGCGCACCATCGCCTCGTTCGAGCAGACCACCGGCTACAACCAGATCAGTCGCGAGAACGGCAAGCGGCGCGTCGTCGCCACCGCCGAAGTGCGCGGCCGGGACATCGGATCACTGGTCGATGAGGCGCAAGCCAAGGTCGGCAATGAGGTCAAGCTGCCATCCGGCAGCTATCTCGCCTGGGGTGGCCAGTTCGAGAACTTCGCGGTGGCGCGGCAGCGGCTGATGTTCGTGGTCCCCGGTGTCTTCGTCCTGATCTATCTGTTGTTGTTCGGCGCGTTGGGCTCGCCACGCGATGCCCTGCTGGTTTTCAGCGCCGTGCCGCTCGCACTCACGGGCGGGATCGCAGCCCTGTGGCTCCGCGGCATGCCCTTCTCGATTTCCGCCGCCGTCGGCTTCATCGCGCTCTCGGGCGTCGCCGTCCTGAACGGACTCGTCATGCTGACGCAAATCCGCAAGCTGATCGCCGACGGCGTCGAACCCCAGCGCGCCATCGGCGACGGCGCGCTGACACGCTTCCGTCCCGTCGCCATGACCGCGCTCGTCGCCTCGCTCGGCTTCGTGCCGATGGCGCTTGCGACCGGCACGGGTGCGGAAGTGCAGAAGCCGCTCGCGACCGTGGTGATCGGCGGCCTGCTCACGGCAACCTTGCTGACGCTGGTCGTGCTGCCGGCGCTGTATGCGCGGTTCGCTGCTCCAGTCCGGGGCATCCCACGTCGCCACCCGTTTCCGCCGATCGTTCACGACCACGCCGCGGAGTAG